The Campylobacter concisus genome contains the following window.
GTTTAATACTTTTTGTCGAATACGTCGGTATCGCATCAGCTGCACTTAGTGGCTTTTTATTTGCAGTAAAAAAGGAGTGTGACTGGCTTGGAGTCTTTTTGTCTGCATTTTTGACTGCACTTGGTGGCGGTATCATGCGTGATATGCTTGTTGGTAGGGCGGTTTATTCATTTACACACTACATGCCAGTAAGCGTTGTTATTTTTATGTTGATTGTTTCAAGAGTGGCAAATTTACACATAAAAAGAGAAGGTTTGGAGCGAAAATTTGTATTTATCTTCGCCGATGCGATCGATGTTATTTGTTTTTCGATCGTTGGTGCGATGGTTGCCATTGAGTACAACTACAACATCTTTGGTGTGATGATGATCGCCTTTTTTAACGGAGTTGGCGGCG
Protein-coding sequences here:
- a CDS encoding trimeric intracellular cation channel family protein; protein product: MSLILFVEYVGIASAALSGFLFAVKKECDWLGVFLSAFLTALGGGIMRDMLVGRAVYSFTHYMPVSVVIFMLIVSRVANLHIKREGLERKFVFIFADAIDVICFSIVGAMVAIEYNYNIFGVMMIAFFNGVGGGILRDILLNEIPWFLRTGLYGTISLGVGLVYFVLYHLGLTNIFFTMLLLAAGITVRMFAFYRGWKLPDL